Proteins found in one Bremerella volcania genomic segment:
- a CDS encoding DNA topoisomerase VI subunit B, translated as MSEGATTTANGTAKRKKSAPRRATAETMAKKQREISVSEFFAKNRHMLGFDNPRKALLTTIKEAVDNSLDACEEAGILPEIWVHVEQTGESRYKAAIQDNGPGILKKQIPLIFGKLLYGSKFHRLRMSRGQQGIGISAAGMYAILTTGKPIKIVSKTGAKKPAHYYELRIDTKVNKPEILNGKGDGEDIPPGEKGEKYIEDHGIEWVTHHDPEKPDAKPKPIVSGTRVTLDLEAKYQRGKGSVDEYLEQTAIANPHVTLHYIDPSGNQKTYHRSTDVLPPEATEIKPHPYGVELGRLVSMCKETTESSLSGFLTTSFSRVSPSIAKQICDKAKLSTRMRVKRIDRDHAEHLYAAIQDTKISNPTTDCIVPIGEEQLLKGLHSVVPAEFYAAATRPPAVYRGNPFQIEVALAYGGNVETQKITKDLLKELLYETDARTVRQFLILTFNGLGPDAADKIIKQSKVGTRKSPNKLKPKEIDHLFEAMQNVNVNEGQSMQVYRYANRVPLQFQHGDCAITKTIAQTNWRSYGLSQSRGNLPSGPVTIMVHIASVWVPFTNQAKEAVASYDEIQKEMRLALQTVGRKLGMFLRRRMKVKQQADRRSIFRRYLGEVAQAVSDINGTDKEDIYEKLLEVAKKKTAEADMVLDESGKAVDPSLANYGGGVLIVDKDDDAMLADMLNRPTESETSAAASDKPKSKQTDLFDEEDGDED; from the coding sequence TTGTCGGAAGGCGCCACCACTACTGCGAACGGAACCGCAAAGCGTAAGAAGTCTGCTCCCCGCCGCGCGACGGCCGAAACGATGGCCAAGAAGCAGCGCGAGATCTCGGTGAGCGAGTTCTTCGCCAAGAATCGCCATATGCTGGGTTTCGACAACCCGCGCAAGGCCCTGCTGACGACCATTAAGGAAGCCGTCGATAACTCGCTCGACGCGTGCGAAGAAGCAGGCATTCTGCCGGAAATCTGGGTACACGTCGAACAGACCGGCGAAAGCCGCTACAAGGCCGCCATCCAGGACAACGGGCCAGGCATTCTCAAGAAGCAAATCCCGCTGATCTTCGGCAAGCTGCTGTACGGCTCGAAGTTCCACCGCCTGCGCATGAGCCGCGGCCAGCAAGGGATCGGCATCAGTGCCGCTGGTATGTATGCCATTCTGACGACCGGCAAGCCGATTAAAATCGTCAGTAAAACAGGTGCCAAGAAGCCTGCCCACTACTACGAATTGCGGATCGATACCAAGGTCAACAAGCCCGAGATCCTTAACGGCAAGGGAGACGGCGAAGACATCCCGCCCGGCGAAAAAGGGGAGAAGTACATCGAAGACCACGGCATCGAATGGGTCACCCATCACGATCCCGAGAAGCCCGATGCCAAGCCCAAACCGATCGTTTCCGGCACGCGAGTCACGCTCGACCTGGAAGCCAAGTACCAGCGCGGCAAAGGAAGCGTCGACGAATACCTCGAGCAAACGGCCATCGCCAACCCGCACGTCACGCTGCACTACATCGACCCCAGCGGCAATCAGAAAACGTACCACCGTTCGACCGACGTCTTGCCGCCGGAAGCGACCGAAATCAAGCCGCACCCGTACGGGGTCGAGCTGGGCCGGTTGGTTTCGATGTGCAAGGAAACGACCGAATCGAGCCTGTCCGGCTTTTTAACTACGTCGTTCTCGCGCGTCAGTCCTTCGATCGCCAAGCAGATCTGCGACAAGGCCAAGCTCAGCACGCGGATGCGGGTGAAGCGGATCGATCGCGACCATGCCGAGCACCTGTACGCGGCGATTCAAGACACGAAGATCTCGAACCCGACGACCGACTGCATCGTGCCGATCGGCGAAGAGCAACTGCTCAAAGGTCTGCATAGCGTGGTGCCGGCCGAGTTCTACGCCGCCGCGACCCGTCCGCCGGCCGTTTACCGGGGCAATCCATTCCAGATCGAAGTCGCCCTGGCTTACGGCGGCAACGTCGAAACGCAGAAGATCACCAAGGATCTGCTGAAAGAACTGCTGTACGAAACCGATGCCCGCACCGTGCGGCAGTTTTTGATCCTCACGTTCAATGGCCTTGGCCCCGATGCGGCCGACAAGATCATCAAGCAGTCGAAGGTCGGCACGCGAAAGAGCCCCAACAAGCTCAAGCCGAAGGAGATCGACCACCTCTTCGAAGCGATGCAGAACGTCAACGTCAACGAGGGGCAGTCGATGCAGGTTTACCGGTACGCCAACCGCGTGCCGCTGCAGTTCCAGCACGGCGACTGTGCGATCACCAAGACCATCGCCCAGACCAACTGGCGTTCGTATGGCCTTTCGCAGTCGCGCGGCAACTTGCCCAGCGGCCCGGTCACCATCATGGTACACATCGCCAGCGTCTGGGTTCCCTTCACCAATCAGGCCAAGGAAGCGGTTGCCAGCTACGATGAAATCCAGAAGGAAATGCGGCTCGCTTTGCAAACCGTCGGACGCAAGCTCGGCATGTTCCTCCGCCGCCGCATGAAAGTGAAGCAGCAGGCGGACCGCCGCAGCATCTTCCGCCGTTACCTGGGCGAAGTCGCCCAGGCCGTCAGCGACATCAACGGTACCGATAAGGAAGACATCTACGAAAAGCTACTGGAAGTCGCCAAGAAGAAGACGGCCGAAGCGGACATGGTCCTCGACGAAAGTGGCAAGGCCGTCGATCCGTCGCTCGCCAATTACGGCGGCGGCGTGCTGATCGTCGACAAAGATGACGACGCGATGCTGGCCGACATGCTCAATCGGCCGACCGAGTCAGAAACCAGCGCGGCGGCTTCGGACAAGCCGAAGAGCAAACAGACCGATTTGTTCGACGAAGAAGACGGCGACGAAGATTAG
- a CDS encoding DUF1559 family PulG-like putative transporter codes for MKKRAFTLVELLVVIAIIGVLIALLLPAVQQAREAARRMQCNNNLKQIGLGLHNFHDTFGEFPAAYSFNDQANAAAWVKAWGWGARILPFIEQSALHDQLGVTTQEFNTLLPGNNSSSWPAAGVALMRTPLDAYICPSDPGDDINTSVDFCHTGGPDTTKPAKSNYAGVMGHYTTNWNASATAAVPNKHGMMNPQKGIRMADITDGTSNTFAIGERDSLHHAAYWVGTGNVNSEDSWSSPKAIGRTFGQKVNQPLVGRFYLAFSSLHPGGANFLYADGSVHFISETIDSREGLKNDGNPAAWYDSYDSLDKSTVGVYQKLGLRDDGQPLGSY; via the coding sequence ATGAAAAAGCGAGCCTTCACGCTCGTCGAGCTGCTGGTGGTCATTGCCATTATTGGCGTTCTGATTGCCCTCTTACTGCCTGCGGTTCAGCAGGCACGCGAAGCTGCGCGGCGCATGCAATGCAACAACAATCTCAAGCAAATCGGTCTGGGCCTGCACAATTTCCATGACACGTTCGGCGAATTTCCCGCCGCTTACAGCTTCAACGATCAGGCCAACGCGGCCGCGTGGGTCAAAGCCTGGGGCTGGGGCGCACGGATCTTGCCATTCATTGAGCAATCAGCCCTGCACGATCAGTTGGGTGTGACGACCCAAGAATTCAACACGCTTTTGCCGGGCAACAACTCTTCCAGCTGGCCAGCCGCAGGGGTTGCCCTGATGCGAACGCCTCTGGACGCGTACATCTGCCCCAGCGATCCCGGCGACGACATCAACACTTCGGTCGACTTCTGCCATACCGGAGGTCCCGATACGACCAAGCCTGCCAAAAGCAACTACGCCGGCGTGATGGGACACTACACGACCAACTGGAATGCATCGGCCACGGCCGCCGTCCCTAACAAGCACGGTATGATGAATCCTCAGAAGGGGATCCGCATGGCCGACATCACCGATGGAACCAGTAACACGTTTGCCATTGGCGAACGCGACTCTCTGCATCACGCAGCCTACTGGGTTGGCACCGGCAATGTGAACTCCGAAGACTCCTGGTCTTCCCCTAAGGCTATCGGTCGTACGTTTGGCCAAAAGGTAAATCAGCCGCTGGTGGGACGTTTCTACCTGGCGTTCTCCAGTCTGCACCCAGGCGGCGCGAACTTCCTCTATGCCGACGGCAGCGTTCATTTCATCAGCGAAACGATCGACTCCCGCGAAGGGCTCAAGAACGACGGTAACCCGGCTGCCTGGTACGACTCGTACGACTCGCTCGATAAGTCGACTGTCGGCGTTTATCAGAAGCTGGGCCTGCGCGATGACGGCCAGCCTCTTGGTTCGTACTAA